Below is a genomic region from bacterium.
CGTGGCGCGCGGCACCGTGGTGGAAGTGTTCGTGGGTCGCGTGATCGACGCCAACCCGCTGTTGGCCGACGCCGACCCCGTGCCCGAGACCTTCCCCGATCCCTCCACGCCTGGCGGCGACACCGACGCGCCGGATATCGACGCCCCGCTGCCTTCGGCCGACGTGCCCGCGGACGTCGACACGCCGCAGCCCGACGCCACGACGTCCATGGGCGCGCCAACCGTCGACGCTCCGCAACCGGACGTGTCCACGGACGAGCCGACTCCGACAGGCGACGAGCCGTCCACCGAGCTGCCGCCGCTGCCCGCGCCGCGTCACACGACGGGCAACGGGACGCTGCCCGCTCCTGGCGAGGGCGATGGCGACGGACGCATGGCCGGGGCGCCGGGTGTTGCTCCGGGCATGCCTGCGCCGGGTGATGACGAGAAGGTCGAGGTCCCCAAGGTCCTCACCATGAAGATCGACGAGGCCGAGAAGAAGCTCGAAGAGCTCGGGCTCTTCGCCATCGTCGACTTCGAAGCGCGCGACAACCCCAACTACCAGAACACGGTGCTGCGCCAGATGCCCGATCCGGGCACCTTCGTGGCGCCCGCCTCGCAGGTCTATCTCACGGTCGCGAGGCTGCGGGAGAAGCCGCCCAGTGGCGACACCCCCCCGAGCGGTGACACGCCGCCGAGTGGTGACACGCCGCCGAGTGGTGACACGCCGGCGGTGCCGACGCCCACGGAGCCCACGCCGCCGGCTCCTGTCGCCGATCGCGAGGTGCCGGACGTCGTGGCCAGCTCGCTGCAGGCGGCCGAAGCCCTGTTGCGACGCGCGGGTCTCGTTGCGGCGGTCGAGAACGAGACGACCGATGACCTGCCCGCCGACCAGGTGATCAGCCAAGACCCCGCGGCCGGCACGATGTTGCCGGAAGGCGCCACCGTCATGCTCGTCGTGGCCCGCCCGACGAAGGCGCCGCAGACGACGCCGGCGCCGGGTCCAACCCCGGCGCCCGTACGCCCCGTCGAGCCGCCCGCGGGCGATGGCGCCGTCAAGGTGCCGGACGTGGTCGCGCGCACGCGCGATGCAGCCGAGTCGGCGGTGCGTGGGGCCGGGCTCTACTACCAGATCGAGCTCGAGGTCACCTCCGACCTGCCCGAGGGCCAGGTGATCAGCCAAGACCCGGCCGCCGGCGCCATGGCGGCTCCGGGCAGCACCGTGCGCCTGGTCGTCGCCCGCCCGTCGCTGGAAGCCGGTGTGCTCGTGCCGAACGTCGTCGGCCGCACGCGCGCCGAAGCCAGCACCATCCTCAACAACGAGAGCTTCCGTGTTCGCGTGCGTCACGGCGGCGGGACGGCCACCGAGCTCGGCCGCGTCACCGATCAAGCGCCGGCCGCTGGCACTCGCGCGCCCCGCTACTCGTGGGTCGAGATCGTCGTGGCGAGCACACTCGGCGCTCCGCACATCGCAGCGCATGCCGGCGATCCGACGCCGCTGCCCGGTACCACGGGTCAGCCGTCCGAAGCGCCCGACGAGACGTCCGGGCTGCGCAGGCCGCCGGGCGTCGAGCCGGGGACCGGCTTCCGCATGCCGCCGCCGACGCCCCGCGGCGTCGAGCCCGCGCCCAGCGTGAAGCTGCCGAACCCCGATGAGGCGACGCCGCTGCAGACGCCGGGCGTGATCGGCCACGAGGCCGTCGCGGCCATCGAGGACCTGCTGCGCGCAGGGTTCGTCGTGGTGATCGACCCGCGCGTGGCGGACGGCCCCACGGGCCGCGTCCTGGCCCAGCG
It encodes:
- a CDS encoding PASTA domain-containing protein; the encoded protein is VARGTVVEVFVGRVIDANPLLADADPVPETFPDPSTPGGDTDAPDIDAPLPSADVPADVDTPQPDATTSMGAPTVDAPQPDVSTDEPTPTGDEPSTELPPLPAPRHTTGNGTLPAPGEGDGDGRMAGAPGVAPGMPAPGDDEKVEVPKVLTMKIDEAEKKLEELGLFAIVDFEARDNPNYQNTVLRQMPDPGTFVAPASQVYLTVARLREKPPSGDTPPSGDTPPSGDTPPSGDTPAVPTPTEPTPPAPVADREVPDVVASSLQAAEALLRRAGLVAAVENETTDDLPADQVISQDPAAGTMLPEGATVMLVVARPTKAPQTTPAPGPTPAPVRPVEPPAGDGAVKVPDVVARTRDAAESAVRGAGLYYQIELEVTSDLPEGQVISQDPAAGAMAAPGSTVRLVVARPSLEAGVLVPNVVGRTRAEASTILNNESFRVRVRHGGGTATELGRVTDQAPAAGTRAPRYSWVEIVVASTLGAPHIAAHAGDPTPLPGTTGQPSEAPDETSGLRRPPGVEPGTGFRMPPPTPRGVEPAPSVKLPNPDEATPLQTPGVIGHEAVAAIEDLLRAGFVVVIDPRVADGPTGRVLAQRPEPGATAKAGDLVRLQVAVAPDPSSASVHLAHTLGGMLEKGRRLLGNTGARTEVVELDIPGHPYAGTRRIAAQFPAGSVPKSRAGVVRLWVIK